Part of the Ascaphus truei isolate aAscTru1 chromosome 16, aAscTru1.hap1, whole genome shotgun sequence genome, ccttaaggttggaggaaaggaaatttcaccagcaacaaaggatagggttctttacagtaagggcagttaaaatgtggaactcattacccatggagactgtgatggcagatacaatagattttttcaaaaaaaggttggacctctttttagataggaaaggtatacagtgatataccaaataagtatatatgggaaggatgttgatccagggattaatccgattgccatttcttggagtcgggaaggaattaatttttccccttaatggggttttttgtttgtcttcctctggatcaataagtaagtatagatataggataaagtatctgttgtctaaatttagcataggttgaacttgatggacctatgtattttttcaacctcgtctactatgtaactatgtaactcttaTGGCTCACTTCAGTCTAACtagtctccctccccacctttttatacactaaacccacaatattgaaacattcagAGCCAGGTGCTGTTTAcgtgcccagcccctgattggtgggtagaaatgtaacatgcaaaatacTACAGGGAAAGGTCCCAGACACTTTTGCAACATTTTACCTGCAAACAAAATTAACTCCTGGTCCCTGAGGTGCTGGAAACAGGTTAAAAACAtaatacattatacatacacataacataCCAGTGTATTAtcgacaggtaggggtaatggcaggcttggTCTTTATTAACAACAGCCATAGTTACCCTACCGTCAAAGCTATCACCTGATAGTGACCTGCCCCTGAATGACACAGAGACAAGCTAATGCAATCTGCCTTACAAATGAGCCAACGTGCCCTGAGATTCACAAAACATCATAAGAGCCCCTAGAGTACCACCACCTGTAACATCCGGAGAACATCATAATAGCACTCTAAGGGTTAAAGTATGAAAGTTATGTTTAATATAGAGAAGGTGTTAATGGATGAACGCTTCAAATGTATTGCAATCTGATGTAGATAGCTTAATAGGACTGTACCGAAAGCCTAATGGCAAAAAGTAGTGTACACAATATATGCTGCTTTTCTTAGGGGCTACTTTGAAGCACGGACCGGACAGGGGAAATAATGCAGCAGCAACTCTACAGCTGTGCTGTAAGGCAGCCATTTTTAAGAGTTCCCTGTAaaattttggatttctttaaaaaaagaagaaaactacTGGAAGATTCCACAAAGAGGTGTGTAATGAATATGTAAAGAGAACGACAATTTGAATAAATAAACATTGAAGTGTCTGAGTGGCACTGCAGCATTAAAGTTAGAGCCCCTCTGTTTCCGTGTCCTGATGTTATCCTAACACAGTCTACGTTTGAGTTTTTGTTTTCTGATTGCTATGTAATACcaattgtgtgtttttcttttcttcGTAAGACAACTCGACATTTAATACAGATGTACTGTCAAGTATCAAGAAAGAACAGGATAGCTTCCGTTATCCTCTCATCTCTGAGCAAGGTAAACAAGAATATGTCAGGTACAGAAATGTGGGCATTTCAGAGCCTCATTCAAGAAGTAGCTGCAACAGGAAAAAGTACTACAGTCGTTTTAGAAATAAGCTACAATCAGAGAATCCTCGCACCTACAATTACTTTCCTAATGTTAAATGTTTTTAATGATCAAAACCAAAGGGCATTGCACTCGAGCCCATAATTCCTGCCCAATCCTTTTGGTTCTTGTGATATTCATAATAAAATAAACCCAAAATGGCTACAGTGTGGGGCAGGAAATGCACAGGTACGTGCCTCAGGGTGGGAAAGTTCCATCTTGATACCCCCTGGCTCAGACCAACCAAGAATGagagaaaaaacatttttttttttttttttttagaaagtacagtacatttgaactaaaatattgtttttttttaacatctcgTAATCCTTTCATCTATGCCTGCAGCCAATCAAAGGGAAAATCCCTGGTATGAAAACATTGCGTGTTTTCAAGGCTCCTCAATGGCGTTACACTCCTTAAAAAGTATGGGGGGAAAGTTGCTGATCCTAACAGATAATGGGAAACTCACACGCACACgggatccacacacacacagtgcattaTTGATGGGGCTCCTGGGGGGTGATTCAGGGTGGTGGATGGGGCTCACCGCTCCAGGGCAGGGTTGAGAGAAGGGAAGTGGGGTACTGTGGGGCGCCAGTACCTGCCTCAGTCCGGACGTGTCTGCTGTCGCAGCAGAAGTAGCAACACACACTAGTACTACACACTGTTCCTGCAGTGAGTCCAGACTCTTCCGCTTCTTTCAGGCTGAAACGTGCACACCGGTCTGCCCCCCCCAAACCTAAGCACATGCGCAATGCATGTTGGGCTTTCTAAACTCTTGTTGTCATCGTTATTTATCGCCATCAAGAAGAAAAAAGTTGCTGTAATTAATAACAGAAGTGTTGCTGACAAAAATAAAGCTGGGCCGCTGTCAGCTGCCACCCCCAGGGCAAATACTCTGCCTATGCCAAGACCGGGCCCTGCTTACCACGCATATGATTTCCACGGGTGCATTCCgtcaatggggcctattctagtagctttgaaaaGAGACTTATCGAGCATTTTGGGCACTTCTCGAACGAgtttgcaagtgtagctattcagaaagctttgataacTTGCCAAACTCGCTTGAGAAACGCTTCTTCACGATCGCTTGCGCTGCCGCTCAGACAAACTGTGCGGGAGCTCAAAAgatgctcaaactcgcattttttttaaatatcgagCAATTTAAGTAGGTTCGATAAtcacatcgcggctgcaactcGCAGCTCTCATCTCACCAACTCGAGGGTTGCGAGATGGGATCCGCCGTataacttagaaaaaaaaatatttttcactgcatcggattgaagccgggagtctccgaaGCTGACACGCTTTAatatcggctccggagaccccctgctacaatactctgttattaaaatttatataaaaacagtgcgatcgcctgtaacaactgtgcagggagatcgcctgcaaCTGCTGtgtagggagatcgcctgtaactgctgtgcagggagatgcagctctctgtgcagggagatcgcctgtaacagctgtgcagggagatcgcctgtaacagctgtgcagggagctgcagctctctgtgcagggagatcgcctgtaacagctgtgcaggggatatagctctctgtgcagggagatgcagctctctctgttcatggagatcgcctgtaacagctgtgcagggagatgtagctctctctgtgcagggagatgcagctctctctgtgcagggagatcgcctgtaacagctgtgcatggagatcacctgtaacagctgtgcaggggatatagctctCTGTGCATCGCTTAAAGACTGCAGGAAGATCGCACGGGTAGAACTTAAAAAAAGACTGAGATGAAGGTACTGCTATCCaaagcggtattggcatttttctacctcacggtttctgacttatgataattctttctgaatacagtgATAACACAAATGCCAAACCGTTCcatttggcagtgattttatcaaagctactagaataggccccaatgtctCTTACTGATTGTCATGTTGGCGGCTATTTTCCCCTTCACATGTAACCTCTGGGATAGGTAAACTGTTAAtgtcacatacagtatctctGTAACCAGGAAGCTTCCAATTGTGGGTCTGATAATTGTGTAAAGCCACAGTCCCCTCTGCAgataaggattctgggaaatacatgcaaatgagctgtcGGCTTTCTAGTCATTTTTACAAACTCCCTAGAGCCGTTGCCTATTATACAGCAGACTCCCAGGGAGAGAGTGCAGCATCAGCAACCCACTCAGAGGCAGTTGTTTGAGTCTGGTTTTGAAGCTGGTAGGGGTCACAAACCAGGCTCAGTAATGTCATGGTTAGTTCAAAACCCTCCACATTTTTGGAGAGATTTTCTGCTTGAAAACACAAGAGGTTTGCTTGGTAACTGCAATAACAATCATGTGCCTCCCAATATCCATGTTGATATCTTAGGGCCAATgtggcagggacaggtttttaaGGGGTTACATGTGGGTGATTGATGCCTTATTACCCACATCCCACACTTCTAAGTATTTTTAAGTCATTTGTTAAAGTTAGTTGGTAAACATGATGAGCTGAGACGttggggaggggtttgattttctCTGGATACTTCCTTTTTTCACAGTGTTTTACAAGTGCTCAGACAGCCAGAACTTCCCCCatctttcccccaccctccacTTACTTTTATTGACTCTATGATAAGGGCAGGATGGGATAAGGTTaaataaaacacttgattgaTAGACACGTTTGAAATGCGACTTACatttccccccaaaaataaaggTGGCTAAATGTATTGCTATTGGCCAGTTAGAATAGTTCAGGGAATAAAATGAGGTGCTTGTACATTCCTTACATTAGGTAGTTTTCTGGCCAGGCTACGTGTAATTGCATCTTTAATCAAtaacacgggaaggatgttgatccagggattaatccgattgccaattcttggagtcaggaaggaatttatttcccccatatgagatatcattggatgatatgtcactggggttttgtttgccttcctctggatcaatatactgtaagtacggatatggaataaagtatctgttgtctaaatttagcataggttgaacttgatagacatctcttttttcaaccttatctactatgtaacaatgcaACTTGAAtaatgttgtgtatgtatttaggTATTTCACAACCTCCGAACAAACGTGGTCGGCCAGCGCTCACACCTCAGTTACGGCTCATTCGTCGCAAGGAAACAAATAAAATGGCGCATGATCAGCGCATTAATATAGGCAGCGCGTTTGATGATTGGATGGCAGTCAAGAATGAGAAATGTCTGATCAGACACGAACAAGTTGCAATGCACCTTATCGACACATACCGGTGAGTAACCCTTCCTTCATTTCCTATACATATCTAGATTGCATTATTTACTTTGTATCAATGCTGGACGTGTGATGGTATTAGGGGGCACAAAGCACCCCTCCTTTTTATCCAACTTCACAGGTCCACTACTTTTCTACATACAGCCTTGATCTATGTAGGAAGCCTCCTTCCTACTTTCTAACCATAAATATGATATAAATCTTTATCAAATAGTTACAATCATTTCtccaaaacatttttaaaacgtTTAGAATTGTTTTATAAAGGAGCCGTCCCCCTGCGCCCCTCGTCCCCCTGCACTCCTCCATACCCCTGCACCCCTGCCCACTCTGACCCCCCTCCAGCCCCTGCGCTCCTCCGACCCCCCTCCAGCATACCTCTGTCCTCCCTCcatccccctgctcccctccatcCTCCGTCCCTGCCCCTTTTATTTACATGGGGGAAGGGGGTAAGCAGGGGATCCCGGGGCTAAACTTACCCCAGTTCAGCTGTGAAAACCCCTAGTCCCCCGATACTTGCCGGGAAAGGAGCCACCAGCGCTTCCTGGCATTGACATTCTCTTCATCACTTGGGCCAATATGAATCCGTTGCGCAGGAcgtggcggcttcctattggcccacatgatgcaGGAGATTTAACCCTCCTTTTATTCCCCCTGGAGAGGACAGTACTGCAGCTACCTCCAGCGGTAACTTTCCAGGGAACCAGGAGGTGTTTGGAGCTGAAATAAACACGTTTCTGCTTCCCATCCATGTAATAAACACATTACAGAAATTTACAAAACAGAACTGAGTAGAGGATACTGCACTATACTACTCATTTGTTAAGCCACTATGACTGTTAATATCTATAAAATCAGAAAAGGGGCACTCAAAAAAATGGAGTGAGGGTAAAGAGGGTGCATACAGTCCACAAAGTACACGAAAAGCAAAACTGGGCAGGCCCTCCTATGTTCAAAAGTAGTGAGCTTTATTAGCTCAATGTTTCGGTCCCCACTGGAACCtttcatactgtgtgtgtgtgtgtgtgtgtatatatgtgtgtatgtatatatgtgtgtatatatatatatatatctatatatctcatacgataccggttgcaacacgacatcaagggacagcacgcaggtaagtaaatcatatacccaaacgtcgttttttgtgtcttctatcaaatatataaaatgtatgatttacttacgtgcgtgctgtcccttgatgtcgtgttgcaaccggtatcgtatggtctgttattgctttatgggataagcaccaaaacttatttacttgcaaatggtgtgccggctgtgcattggattctctgtgtgtgtgtgtgtgtgtgtgtgtgtgtgtgtgtgtgtgtacactaaaTTATAATAGTGATTTAGACTAGTGTTATAACTAATTATAAGTGGTGTTCATAAAGCTTAAAAAAGTCACTTAAAGTTCACACAGGTGTAGTCCATCAAGTCCACTGAGGACATGTAAAAATTAAGATGGTATCCACCCACCCACAAAGtacctacaaaaaaaaaacaaagggaagCGCAggcaccatttttttttaaatgtgtgtttgtgtgtttgtatagatatgtatgtatacacagcatccctccctctccccctccacacctttccttgtcaccctcccctggcttcaaacacttttaacatcctaccttatctacagtacatatcattttttttctctctctctctacactgttttagccatagattcctgtgtatattaatattgcttgacctgaagaagagagaactctcgaaagcttgtcctatgacataaattgttagttcaataaaaaatgctatatatatatatatatatatatatatagttacatagtagatgaggctgaaaaaagacttccgtccatcaagttcaacctatgataaatttagacaacagatactttatcctatatctatacttattgatccagaggaaggcaaacaaaaaaccccattaaggggaaaaattaattccttcctgactccaagaattggcaatcggattaatccctggatcaacatccttcccatgtatacttatttggtatatccctgtatacctttcccatctaaaaagatgtccaacccttttttgaacaaatctattgtatctgccatcacagtctccatgggtaatgaattccacattttaactgcccttactgtaaagaaccctttcctttgttgctggtgaaatttcctttcctccaaccttaagggatggccccgagtcctttgtactgcccgtgggatgaatagttcttttgaaagctccttgtattgtccctgaatatatttgtatatagttatcatatcccctcttagacgcctcttttctaatgtaaataactctaatttagctagcctctcctcataagttagaatgtccatcccctttattaatttggtggctcttctctgcactctctctaattccataatgtcttttcttaggattggtgcccaaaattgtactccatattcaaggtgtggtcttactaatgctttgtaaaggggcataattatgtttacttcccttccatccattgcccgtttgatgcaagataagatcttgtttgcctttgcagctactgcatgacattgggcactattgctaagcctgctgtctacaagcactcctaaatccttctccatcaaggattcccccaatatatctccatttaatttgtaagtcgcctttttattcttgtatcccaaatgcataaccttacatttatctgtattaaacctcatctgccatttacctgcccacgtttccagtctctccaagttcttctggagagaaattacatcctgctctgattctattaccttacacaatttagtatcatcagcaaagatggagactttgctctcgatcccaaactcaaggtcattaataaacaagttaaaaaacaggggtcccagtaccgatccctaaggtactccactcacgactttagcccaacctgagaaagttccatttatgacaaccctctgtcctttaaccagttttcaatccaggtgcatatattattactgagtccaactttcttttttttgtacaccaacctcttgtgtgaaaccgtatcaaaagcctttgcaaaatctaagtagaccacatcaactgcattaccctggtctagattcctacttacctcctcaaagaaacaaataaggttagtttggcaagatctatccttcataaatccatgctgactattactaataattttattttccataaggtattcctgaatattatcccgtattaaaccttcaaatagtttccctacttttgaagtcaggcttacaggtctgtaatttcccggttgtgatctagctccctttttaaatataggcaccacatctgctttacaccaatcttgtggtactaagcctatggaaatggagtccttgaatattaaatataatggttttgctattactaagcttaactccttgagaactcttggatgtatgccatcggggccaggtgccttattaactttaattttttcaagtcgcttatgaacttcttcctcagttaaccaattgttcattaatatggaggttgtggcttcctcctatggcactactattgaacttgattcttccctggtaaacacagaggcaaagaatttgtttaatacctctgctttttccttatctccaataatctgcctacccatctcacactgaaagggtcctatattttcttttctcatttttttgttattaaggtacttaaagaactttttagggttgaccatactttatattgcaatcctttttttcattatccatttttgctaatttgattgcccttttgcagtttttgttacattccttataattctgatacgatttctctgtcccttctgacttaaagaatctaaacgccttcctcttcttgtccatttcctcccctacctgtttatttagccacattggttttgacttatttcttttatacttattacccaatggtatgcactgataagtgtgcttttctaacaatgttttaaagactgcctatttatcttctacatttttccctgcaaaaacatcatcccattgtattactactagattagacctcagtttattaaaatctgcctttccaaagttgaaggtctttgttgaacccaagtaatctgttttttgataatttatttcaaatgagaccatgttatgatcactgttacccaaatgttccaggacttgaatatttgttattacttctacattgtttgatatgaccaaatccagaactgcccctctcctggttggttcctcaataatttgggtcatataattgtctttaagcacccccaaaaacctgtttccttttgttgtaacgctaatctcattgcctcagtctgtctggataattaaaattcccccattatgcaaacatgacccagttttgatgccttctccatttgcaaaagtattttagcttcctcaatctcacagatatttggtggtttatagcatattcccacaaacattttctttatacttttacctccactgctaatttctatccataaagtctctacattttcatcattcccttcatagacatcatcccttataataggttttagatccggtttaacatataaacatactccacctccccttctatttgttcgatccttccgaaaaagagaataaccctcaaAATTAActatccagtcatgagtttcatcccaccatgtttcagtaatgcctatgatatcatactgctccctggcagctattaattcaagctcccccattttatctgtcaggcatcTTGCATTagtaagcatgcatttaagtttttttttccaacctgtactattattttatctgctccttcctttctgcgcccacttggtttagtctttagaagttttctattattatctctatttactatgggtgtctcactgcttgtcaaacttgcacttgcccctattctacctccataccaccttgtatcctcatctattccatttagttaattatctgtttcattcccctcccccctccatcctagtttaaaatctcctccaacctttttagcattctcccccctagcacagaagatccctcttcattgaggtgcaatccgtccctagaatatagatggcgcctctcagaaaaggagtcccaatgctctaaaaacccaaacacctccttcctgcaccactttcttagccatgcattaacctccctgatctctgactctctccctgcggtagcgcatggcactggtactgtagtatttcagaaaatactaccttggaggtccttgccttaagcttttggcctagatccctgtaatcattttttaggaccctccatctttctctaactttgtcattggtgccaacgtgtaccaagaccgccgggtcaatcccagccccccccccaacaatctgtctacccgatccgcaatgtgccgaacccgagcacccgggagacaacaaactgttcggttcatgcggtcctggcaacagattgccctatctaccttcctaataatggagtcccctaccaccacaatctttctttgtatctgagcatcctgagtcccctctgtactggaggaactattcccctggctgctagaggaattagtctcccccagccttgctatttctgccccaacattcccaatatcttcactcaacatggcaaatctattgggatgtgtcagctcagaaacgacctgcctctccctattgcccctgcttccccgtctaactgtcacccagctacctacctgctcctcactaacagcgccaccatctgcaccactagtcgaagcaccATCTGCACCACTGCTCAGTGAGCCCTAATTCCCTTTcgagattgccaatgtccctcaatattgcaagttgcctcttaagatcagcaatctctgagtctaaagagaccacccgctcacccTTTttacagcggtatgctccttggaacagctgctccaagtgcacatacatgtggcaagatgtgcatcgagtggcattttcaatcctgctcattctagtagctatgaagtttagaagtactaacagtaaactgtacttcaataactataccttgtttaaccgcttccttgttcaaactgcttctggttctaactgcacacactttaaacaaccagcactgcttctggttctaactgcacacactttaaacaaccagcacttcaaatcaaccacacagatcagtcagtacacgcaagctcaggattcgttagaagcctctgtttaaatagggacacccaccaggtgtgttaggttatcaattaactaaccccacctactgcaggtgtgttaggccagccaattaaccaaccacacccactctgcctcaggcaggagaaaggggaaaaaaagttacaggcttcaaattacagcacactttaaaaatagattaacccactgcacactcccaaaaaacagccacccctgctagtatacccagtacttccctttccttctggttctaactgcacacactttaaacaaccagcacttgaaatcaaccacacatatcagtcagtacacgcatatatatatacacacacacacacacacacacacacacattaataataTAACAGTGTGTTGTATACATATTAATGAAcctttgtttattttctttttagacaATTTATGACACTTTGTGAAGAAACAGGTAAGGAAGCGCTGCTTATCTTTTCTTAATACCACTAGGTATTTTTTATGCAGCTTTTTATATACTATTGGTCAAGTACTTCACGTCTTACTCTTGTGTATATTTACATACAGTGTGTGCTGAACTAGGTGTTGAGGGGTCAGAAGCCCTTGGATCTCCGTCCTTTGACGAATATGTCCCTGGACCGAGCCAATTTTGTATGACCGTGAGCCCCAAAGAAATGTGGGTGTGTTCATCTTCTCCTAGTGACTCGTATATAGCGGCACCTTTTACAGGCACAAGTAGGTAAGTTTAATGAGCAAAGACATTGGTGCGAGTTCAATGGCGCATCCATCCAGAAaactgtaaataaatatttagtaCATGTTTTATTTCCATTTCTATTTTCACATGAGCTTGTATTCCAGGCCCCGCTTATTACACTTCAGCTATATGAAGAGCTCTcgtttgtaattatttttttttttacaattaaagTATAGTAATGGCTTTCATCTTTCTCCCAatttttttatgttatttttattttcacgCCCCTACTTCCACCTTTAACTTTACCCAAACAATACAGTAGGTTCCACAACAGTAGTACTGTAATTTGAAATTGACTGTTATGCCTATTTCAATGTAATCTATAAAGTAGATCTGAAggtattattttaatatttttcaaCATCAAGCAGTCTGCTGAAATAAGGCCCCTTCCTGCCCTGCAAGACCCATTACAAGACCCTGTTTGTAAGCAATTATGGGGAAAGCttgattgcagacctgtctatgacctgcaaatgcaccacaagtggtatttttatttactgtacactgtatggtggagggtttttgtcacgtttgttacccaccataacttttttaatatcTGTTAAAAATAATGTAAAATGTGTCTTGGATAATTCCAGAAAGCAAAACTATTATATGACATTTCATATTCCCTTTACACATCATACATTTCAATCATCATGCCAGAAACTGCTTTAAAGTAGATGGAGATTGTATGTAGCATTTTTATGAGGCAATGGTATGGGCCTTCGGCCTGTGCAGCATTGTATTTGGGGTATTCCGTTCTAAactttatttaataataatttcAATACATGTTTGTTTAGGAACAGTGACGATTCAGAAGAAGAATTTGAATTGTGTGAGAACCAGAACTGAAAGACGATCCTGTGAATGTTGCTTTTGACTTGTTTCAAGAACAGTACCTGTAACCTCATTTTCACTCGGATGAATTGTTCACGCTAATTGCTGCCTTGGTTATAGCGTATCTGTTTCATTCATAGCGTGAAAAGACTTAACCTGCACCGAAGAGGAACTCTTTTAATATTCCAATCACATCTGAATAAGGATGAAAGCTCATCAGCAAAAGACAAAGCTACACCTGAGTCTTCATTACTTCATACATATGAAACACCATAGAATAACGTAAACAAAGTTAGAGTAGATAATTTTCCTGGCAGTGGTTTTTCCAAAATGCTTCTGTTAGGATGAATCGAATGACTTTTAAGTATAAGTACACTGCCAATGATGTGCATCAAGATCGCCGTGCTGGAAATGTGCTTAAAGAAATCTGTTCAGAGGTTCTTCC contains:
- the LOC142467292 gene encoding uncharacterized protein LOC142467292, whose translation is MFPTRLQIPLGRTISIPKNRTISIPKNRTISIPKNRTISIPKNRTLSIPKNRTISIPKNRTISIPKNRTISIPKNRTISIRKNRTLSIPKNRRIKLRRILHCPKKMSLKESFSWCRTSVACHCQIPLIQKKYIFKRGDRVKHEVSLDAKQKDDCNGSTNCEHRSAQLKDNSTFNTDVLSSIKKEQDSFRYPLISEQGISQPPNKRGRPALTPQLRLIRRKETNKMAHDQRINIGSAFDDWMAVKNEKCLIRHEQVAMHLIDTYRQFMTLCEETVCAELGVEGSEALGSPSFDEYVPGPSQFCMTVSPKEMWVCSSSPSDSYIAAPFTGTSRNSDDSEEEFELCENQN